A portion of the Coraliomargarita parva genome contains these proteins:
- a CDS encoding Minf_1886 family protein — MNDPNRDFNEVIRTIRKDDPRYARGVYYFLRQALDYSLRELHKRGELDRSNHLSGQQLLEGIREFAIEQYGPMARSVLEFWGVKNCRDFGNIVFNLVECRVLGKTDQDSPEDFNEGYSFTDAFEKPFRPAVKPPIKRPRLR; from the coding sequence GTGAACGACCCGAATCGAGATTTCAACGAAGTCATACGGACCATCCGGAAGGATGATCCGCGTTATGCGCGGGGGGTGTATTATTTTTTGCGCCAGGCATTGGATTATAGCCTGCGTGAACTTCATAAGCGTGGTGAACTGGATCGTTCGAACCACTTGTCCGGTCAGCAACTGCTGGAAGGAATCCGTGAGTTTGCAATTGAGCAATACGGTCCCATGGCCCGGTCCGTACTCGAATTCTGGGGGGTCAAGAACTGTCGCGATTTCGGCAATATTGTCTTCAACCTGGTTGAGTGCCGAGTGCTGGGAAAGACCGATCAGGACAGTCCGGAGGACTTCAACGAAGGCTATAGTTTTACGGATGCTTTCGAAAAACCGTTTCGTCCTGCGGTCAAGCCGCCGATCAAGCGGCCTCGCTTACGTTAA
- the glgA gene encoding glycogen synthase GlgA — protein MPPKPKQKILMVAPEAAPFIKVGGLADVVGALSKAVAERGHDVRIVIPWYAGMRHVSEARPLEDPLLIVKLGGHEAYARVWECPLPGSDAKCYFLEHNRYFDTPTVYCGPSGDETDNGYRFTFLSRAAMDLCHHLEWYPDIVHCHDWATGLVPIYLNTNERETPLGRAASVMTIHNLQHQGWFHRRIVDYAGLPATVFRQDGLESMGEVNMLKGGLYHATKITTVSPTYAREIQQPEGGCGLHHLLRYRAGDLIGVINGIDMEEWNPATDPLIPANFKAGQMKGKAECKAALQRAYGLNVDPSQPVYTVVSRLFDQKGLDLLAAIGDRLMEQMHIQVAVLGTGDAGLEQAFQDLAQRHPGRFAAHLAFDNELAHLSVAGADFLVMPSRFEPCGLSQMYAMAYGTLPIVRSTGGLADSVEQYIEGEGIGTGFRFDHPTADALYYTMGWSCATYYDRPKELAKLQKNAMQADFTWDQSAGIYEDIYGWALDARRAAFSE, from the coding sequence ATGCCTCCTAAGCCTAAACAAAAAATCCTCATGGTCGCCCCCGAGGCGGCCCCATTCATTAAAGTCGGTGGTTTGGCCGATGTCGTAGGTGCGTTGTCGAAAGCGGTAGCGGAGCGCGGTCACGATGTGCGCATTGTCATTCCCTGGTATGCCGGCATGCGGCATGTCAGTGAAGCCCGTCCTTTGGAAGATCCCCTGCTGATTGTGAAACTGGGGGGACATGAGGCCTATGCTCGCGTTTGGGAATGCCCCTTACCCGGCTCGGATGCGAAATGCTACTTTCTTGAGCATAACCGGTACTTCGATACGCCGACTGTGTATTGTGGCCCTTCGGGCGATGAGACGGACAATGGCTACCGCTTTACCTTCCTGTCCCGGGCCGCGATGGATCTTTGCCATCACCTCGAATGGTATCCGGATATCGTACATTGCCATGACTGGGCCACCGGGCTCGTGCCGATCTACCTGAACACCAACGAGCGGGAGACGCCTCTCGGGCGTGCCGCTTCGGTCATGACCATTCATAACCTGCAGCATCAAGGCTGGTTTCACCGGCGAATCGTGGACTACGCCGGGTTGCCCGCCACGGTTTTCCGGCAGGATGGCCTGGAATCGATGGGCGAGGTCAACATGCTCAAAGGGGGCTTGTACCACGCGACCAAAATCACCACGGTCAGCCCGACCTATGCCCGTGAGATCCAACAACCGGAAGGCGGTTGTGGGCTCCACCACCTGCTGCGCTACCGGGCAGGGGATCTGATCGGCGTGATCAACGGGATCGATATGGAAGAGTGGAATCCCGCAACGGATCCCTTGATCCCCGCGAATTTCAAGGCCGGGCAGATGAAAGGGAAGGCGGAATGCAAAGCCGCTCTGCAACGCGCTTATGGATTGAATGTGGACCCGTCGCAGCCGGTCTACACGGTTGTTTCGCGACTTTTCGACCAGAAGGGGCTCGATCTGCTGGCTGCGATTGGAGACCGCCTGATGGAGCAAATGCACATTCAGGTCGCCGTTCTGGGGACCGGCGACGCCGGTTTGGAGCAAGCCTTCCAGGATTTGGCGCAGCGCCACCCCGGACGTTTTGCGGCGCATCTGGCCTTTGATAACGAGTTGGCCCACCTGAGTGTGGCGGGCGCGGATTTCCTCGTCATGCCCAGCCGCTTCGAACCCTGTGGACTGAGTCAAATGTATGCCATGGCCTATGGCACCCTGCCCATTGTCCGCTCGACCGGTGGATTGGCGGATTCGGTTGAGCAGTACATTGAGGGCGAGGGGATCGGTACCGGATTCCGCTTCGATCACCCGACCGCCGATGCCCTGTACTATACCATGGGCTGGTCCTGTGCGACCTACTATGACCGCCCGAAGGAACTGGCTAAGTTGCAGAAGAACGCGATGCAGGCCGACTTTACCTGGGACCAATCGGCCGGGATCTATGAAGATATTTATGGCTGGGCTCTGGATGCCCGTCGGGCCGCATTTTCGGAGTGA
- a CDS encoding exosortase/archaeosortase family protein: MSEPTTNNFTFKQLPKTHIAVSYMVLGFAAFMIWDQIYWWGEREDYSFGYLVPLFAAYVLYDRWPVIRSYLFRGAAPEVEPPASVRLGPLGKALEVVAMAGFMGALLLFAIGALLRSVTTPQNPASLAIAAGFTGIVLCAVFIFSKERADGQPMGLKQRLALTCAFLFPAAIWLISAPLVSVLETKIKVFLLTKVTIVVFNVFDVAGFELEREGNVLILPEGQVGVEEACSGIRSLTACLFAGSFLAAVFLDRFWKKVLLVFAAMCFAVITNLMRSLFLTFWAYNNGSNAINEHWVLPLFGDIGSVHDVTGFAILGLTCVGLMLLLPIFNFKLKEFDDEHEPGADAVPDHTSDAS; the protein is encoded by the coding sequence GTGAGCGAACCCACCACTAACAATTTCACTTTCAAGCAATTACCTAAAACCCATATTGCAGTTTCCTACATGGTTTTGGGCTTTGCGGCCTTCATGATCTGGGATCAGATCTATTGGTGGGGCGAGCGTGAAGACTATAGTTTTGGTTATTTGGTGCCACTTTTTGCCGCGTACGTGCTTTACGACCGCTGGCCGGTGATCCGCAGCTATCTCTTCCGTGGGGCCGCGCCGGAGGTCGAACCGCCTGCATCGGTCCGTCTTGGTCCGCTCGGGAAGGCGCTGGAAGTCGTCGCCATGGCCGGTTTTATGGGGGCGTTGTTGCTGTTTGCCATCGGCGCCCTGTTGCGCTCTGTCACCACTCCCCAGAACCCGGCCTCTCTGGCCATCGCCGCCGGTTTCACGGGTATCGTGCTCTGTGCGGTCTTTATCTTTTCCAAGGAGCGTGCCGATGGCCAGCCGATGGGCCTGAAGCAGCGGCTGGCGCTGACCTGTGCCTTCCTCTTTCCCGCCGCCATCTGGCTGATTTCGGCCCCGCTGGTGTCCGTCTTGGAGACCAAAATCAAGGTCTTCCTCCTGACCAAGGTGACGATTGTCGTCTTCAATGTCTTTGATGTTGCCGGCTTCGAACTGGAGCGCGAAGGCAATGTGTTGATCCTGCCGGAAGGTCAGGTGGGCGTGGAAGAAGCTTGTTCGGGGATCCGCTCCCTGACGGCCTGCCTGTTTGCCGGCTCTTTCCTCGCTGCGGTCTTTCTCGATCGTTTTTGGAAGAAGGTGCTTCTGGTCTTTGCCGCGATGTGCTTCGCGGTCATAACCAACCTGATGCGCAGCCTGTTCCTGACTTTCTGGGCCTACAATAACGGGTCCAACGCGATTAACGAGCACTGGGTCCTTCCGCTTTTCGGGGATATCGGCAGCGTTCACGATGTGACCGGTTTTGCGATTCTTGGACTGACTTGTGTCGGCCTGATGCTACTTTTGCCCATCTTCAACTTCAAGTTGAAGGAATTTGACGATGAACATGAACCCGGTGCCGACGCCGTGCCGGACCACACTTCAGATGCCTCCTAA
- a CDS encoding HIT family protein: MTVFEMEETTQSSSSGPLPPSMQRLHAYWRMPYILAPKNAEDGGNPFARMPQTRDDRSEYIIYRGRLNYIVMNRYPYNAGHLLVLPYREVPRLEDLEVEERHELMDLIVKAQEILTRALRPDGFNTGFNFGKAAGAGIPKHLHCHIVPRWDGDTNFMPVIGDTRVLPDSMDAMWERLHQCVEA, from the coding sequence ATGACTGTTTTTGAAATGGAAGAGACGACTCAAAGCTCCTCGAGCGGGCCACTGCCGCCCTCCATGCAAAGGCTGCATGCCTACTGGCGCATGCCCTACATTCTCGCGCCCAAGAACGCGGAGGATGGCGGCAATCCTTTTGCCCGAATGCCCCAGACCCGGGATGACCGCTCCGAGTACATCATCTACCGGGGACGTCTCAACTACATCGTCATGAACCGCTATCCCTATAATGCGGGACACCTGCTCGTGCTCCCCTACCGGGAAGTCCCCCGCCTAGAGGACCTGGAGGTCGAGGAGCGGCACGAATTGATGGACCTGATCGTCAAAGCCCAGGAAATCCTGACCCGTGCCCTTCGGCCGGATGGATTCAACACCGGCTTCAACTTCGGCAAGGCCGCCGGGGCCGGGATTCCCAAACACCTCCATTGCCACATCGTCCCACGCTGGGACGGAGACACCAATTTCATGCCTGTGATCGGCGACACCCGGGTACTGCCCGACTCCATGGATGCCATGTGGGAACGACTGCATCAATGCGTCGAGGCTTGA
- a CDS encoding PhoH family protein, with amino-acid sequence MPEETIHFASDKQLSQLYANDSRNLEEAERVLNVSLVSREDWLSIDGSPEAIELTKALFDLLGMARNQGIRTRSSDFHHTLRCIAEGKADELRQIYEQPLVIKLKRQSVIPKTLNQKRYLQRIAANPVTFGIGPAGTGKTYLAMAMALKELLDGRVERIILTRPAVEAGEALGFLPGELQEKILPYLTPLYDAMHEMVGKEQTAKLVESGIVEIAPLAYMRGRTLANAFVVLDEAQNATHEQMMMFLTRLGDGSRMVITGDITQIDLPRAKLSGLKEASRILKDIKGIELFYFDGQDVVRHPLVQQIINAYARHAE; translated from the coding sequence ATGCCTGAAGAGACGATTCACTTCGCCAGCGACAAACAGCTCAGCCAGCTGTATGCAAACGACAGCCGCAACCTGGAAGAGGCCGAGCGCGTGCTGAATGTCTCCCTGGTCAGCCGGGAAGACTGGCTCTCGATCGATGGCAGTCCCGAAGCGATCGAGTTGACCAAAGCGCTGTTCGACCTGCTGGGTATGGCCCGCAATCAGGGCATACGCACTCGCAGCTCAGACTTCCACCACACCTTGCGCTGCATCGCCGAGGGCAAGGCCGACGAGCTGCGCCAGATCTACGAGCAACCGCTGGTGATCAAGCTCAAGCGCCAGAGTGTCATTCCCAAAACACTCAACCAGAAGCGCTACCTGCAGCGCATCGCAGCCAATCCGGTCACCTTTGGGATCGGCCCAGCCGGCACGGGTAAAACCTACCTGGCCATGGCCATGGCCCTGAAAGAGCTGCTGGATGGCCGGGTGGAACGGATTATCCTGACACGTCCGGCGGTCGAAGCCGGCGAGGCGCTCGGGTTCCTGCCCGGCGAGCTGCAGGAAAAGATATTGCCCTACCTGACACCGCTCTATGATGCGATGCACGAAATGGTGGGCAAAGAGCAGACCGCGAAACTGGTGGAGAGCGGGATCGTGGAGATAGCCCCCCTCGCCTACATGCGCGGGCGCACCCTGGCCAATGCATTCGTGGTCTTGGATGAAGCCCAGAATGCCACCCATGAACAGATGATGATGTTCCTGACACGACTGGGAGACGGCAGCCGTATGGTCATCACCGGCGACATCACCCAGATCGACTTGCCCCGGGCCAAGCTGTCCGGACTGAAGGAAGCCTCCCGAATTCTCAAAGACATCAAAGGGATCGAGCTCTTCTACTTTGACGGACAGGATGTCGTTCGCCATCCGCTGGTCCAGCAGATCATTAACGCCTATGCGCGCCACGCGGAATAG
- a CDS encoding HD family phosphohydrolase gives MAAFFRKYSRKRGESSLPSIKDKGRQADSASAASHFFETSTLVEAGLFALFTVLVVIISFLGQKPKGPQIILNQPASNRIVAEFPFEYTSSLLAEEEARAVRAQVPPVFQRTFEPYERFRQFIADLNSSIAKNQIENEDEGEEAVRAALSQMTGELITATELELEAETILSLTQLTTPKERSTLFNDSMAVLKALYEDGIYTSQDSENGSPEVTVVQLVDEEGKLNLPNARSETDATVALRVRINSLSPNTATARALFDLFRSGLEPNLLYSAGGTNRAIERAIAKLKPPVIRFKEGDTLIEPGVIIAERDIERLTAYHAAVSTRGESLIWNELFLKRFTLTLVLLIAVYIYVKQGLRDVHKRNRAIAVTAVSILLNLLIIRTIIELGELTLLNSRPALSMLPYIAPYALAPIIVAVLVGGAPAVLSALIVATVFGIIQNDSIDFLLIAFLSGVVGSFVSLNIRKRAKLLRAGLLAGATAAITGSAIALLNGYSFSLIGQQTFVALVVGLLTGIIAVGIIPIFEQAFNITTEITLLELTDFNHPLLRRMQMEAPGTYHHSLMVSNLAENAAASIGASPLLCRACSYFHDIGKLVKPEYFAENQRDGVNPHDEKNPSMSALVIKAHVKEGVEMARKNKLPRVIMDVIRQHHGTSLIHYFYYQAQQKEKDIKSGTNGKSGKKDAVKVDESTYRYDGPRPAFKESAIIFFADGIEAASRSLKKVTQPAVEELIDSLISSRIADGQLDDCPLTFKELEQIRSSFEYTLLNMLHARVEYPKEEKDDTAANAKSNPREKEENVENATVESGNQQPI, from the coding sequence ATGGCAGCATTTTTCAGAAAGTACTCCAGAAAGCGGGGCGAGAGCAGCCTACCGTCAATCAAAGACAAGGGTCGGCAGGCGGATAGCGCCAGCGCCGCATCCCATTTCTTTGAAACCAGCACCCTGGTGGAAGCCGGCCTGTTCGCCCTCTTCACGGTGCTGGTCGTCATCATCAGCTTCCTTGGGCAGAAGCCTAAAGGCCCGCAAATCATCCTCAACCAGCCGGCTTCCAACCGTATCGTGGCGGAATTCCCCTTCGAATACACCAGTTCACTGCTGGCGGAGGAGGAAGCACGTGCCGTCCGCGCACAAGTGCCTCCGGTCTTCCAACGAACCTTCGAACCTTACGAACGTTTCCGGCAGTTTATCGCGGACCTGAACAGCAGTATCGCCAAAAACCAGATTGAGAACGAGGACGAAGGCGAGGAAGCCGTACGGGCTGCCCTGAGCCAAATGACCGGCGAATTGATCACGGCCACCGAGCTCGAACTGGAAGCCGAAACGATTCTCAGCCTGACTCAGCTGACGACTCCGAAGGAACGTTCCACCCTATTCAATGACTCCATGGCTGTGCTCAAAGCGCTCTATGAGGACGGCATCTACACCTCCCAGGACAGCGAAAACGGCTCGCCGGAAGTGACCGTGGTCCAACTGGTCGATGAGGAAGGCAAGCTCAACCTGCCCAATGCCCGATCCGAGACCGACGCCACCGTCGCCCTGCGGGTGCGGATCAACTCACTGTCCCCCAACACGGCCACGGCAAGGGCGCTCTTCGATCTCTTCCGCTCCGGCCTTGAGCCCAACCTGCTTTATAGCGCCGGCGGCACGAACCGCGCGATTGAGCGTGCCATCGCGAAGCTCAAACCACCGGTCATCCGCTTCAAGGAAGGCGACACCCTGATCGAACCGGGCGTGATCATCGCGGAAAGAGACATCGAGCGTCTGACCGCCTATCACGCCGCCGTCTCCACCCGCGGAGAATCCCTGATTTGGAATGAACTCTTCCTCAAACGCTTCACCCTCACCCTCGTTCTCCTCATCGCGGTCTACATCTATGTAAAGCAGGGCTTGCGCGACGTACACAAGCGTAACCGTGCCATTGCGGTGACCGCAGTCAGCATCCTGCTCAATCTTCTGATTATCCGCACGATTATCGAACTCGGGGAACTGACCCTGCTAAACAGCCGGCCCGCCTTGAGTATGCTCCCCTATATTGCGCCCTATGCCCTGGCCCCGATCATCGTTGCCGTGCTGGTGGGCGGCGCACCGGCGGTCTTGTCCGCACTCATCGTGGCCACCGTCTTCGGCATCATCCAGAACGACTCGATCGATTTCCTTTTGATCGCCTTCCTCTCCGGCGTGGTGGGCAGCTTCGTTTCGCTCAACATCCGCAAACGCGCCAAGCTCCTCCGCGCCGGCCTCTTAGCCGGTGCCACCGCGGCGATTACAGGCTCAGCCATCGCGCTGCTGAACGGATACTCCTTCAGCTTGATTGGACAACAAACCTTCGTCGCCCTGGTGGTGGGACTACTAACCGGCATTATCGCCGTCGGGATCATCCCCATCTTCGAACAGGCCTTCAACATCACCACCGAGATCACCCTGCTCGAACTCACCGACTTCAATCATCCACTGCTTCGCCGTATGCAAATGGAGGCGCCGGGCACCTACCACCACAGCCTCATGGTCTCGAACCTGGCGGAAAACGCGGCCGCATCCATCGGTGCCAGCCCCCTGCTCTGCCGCGCCTGTTCCTACTTCCACGATATCGGCAAGCTGGTAAAGCCCGAATACTTCGCCGAAAATCAACGGGACGGGGTCAACCCGCACGATGAGAAAAATCCCTCCATGAGTGCGCTGGTCATCAAGGCGCACGTGAAGGAAGGCGTGGAAATGGCCCGGAAGAACAAGCTCCCCCGTGTCATCATGGATGTGATCCGCCAGCACCACGGCACCAGCCTGATCCATTACTTCTACTATCAGGCCCAACAGAAGGAGAAGGACATCAAGAGTGGTACAAACGGGAAGAGCGGAAAGAAAGATGCGGTCAAGGTCGACGAGAGCACCTACCGCTACGACGGCCCCCGCCCGGCATTCAAGGAAAGCGCCATTATCTTCTTCGCCGACGGGATCGAAGCCGCCAGCCGCAGCTTGAAAAAGGTCACACAACCGGCCGTCGAGGAACTCATCGACTCCCTCATATCCAGCCGGATCGCCGACGGCCAGCTCGATGATTGCCCGCTCACCTTCAAGGAACTCGAACAAATCCGCAGCAGCTTTGAATACACCCTCCTGAACATGCTGCACGCGCGCGTGGAGTACCCGAAGGAGGAAAAAGATGATACCGCTGCCAATGCCAAGAGCAACCCCCGCGAGAAAGAGGAGAACGTCGAAAATGCCACAGTTGAATCTGGAAATCAGCAACCGATTTGA